One window from the genome of Streptomyces sp. NBC_00287 encodes:
- a CDS encoding SGNH/GDSL hydrolase family protein — protein MRPKTRTSLVGVLTCGALIAAAVITQHDGDTGSPSRLARGPYVALGDSYTAGPGISQDSGDPAGCDRSDRNYPALVAERLDLKTADFHDMSCSGAVITDLTAPQSTDDGTNPAQLSALSGRTRLVTLGIGGNDIDFSPMIKRCVGAGALYRALGSGKYVPDDSPCEKQYVSHGTDEVRRKIDAAGEHLADTLGEIGRRAPQARVYVVGYPEILPSRGDDCLRAMSLAPGDVAFLHEKERQLNVMLRERAEAGGAEYVDTYTSSRGHGACAAEDTRWIEPLVPTASAAPVHPNARGERGMADAVLKALES, from the coding sequence ATGCGACCGAAGACACGGACCAGCCTCGTCGGCGTCCTCACCTGCGGCGCGCTGATCGCCGCGGCCGTCATCACTCAGCACGACGGCGACACAGGGAGCCCGAGCCGCCTGGCGCGCGGCCCGTACGTCGCCCTGGGCGACTCCTACACCGCCGGGCCGGGCATCTCCCAGGACAGCGGAGATCCCGCCGGGTGCGATCGCTCCGACCGCAACTATCCGGCCCTCGTCGCGGAACGGCTCGACCTCAAGACGGCCGACTTCCACGACATGAGCTGCAGCGGCGCCGTCATCACCGACCTCACCGCACCTCAGTCGACCGACGACGGAACCAACCCGGCCCAGCTGTCGGCGCTGTCCGGCCGAACCCGGCTGGTCACGCTCGGAATCGGCGGCAACGACATCGACTTCAGTCCGATGATCAAGCGGTGCGTGGGCGCAGGGGCTCTCTACCGCGCCCTGGGCAGCGGGAAGTACGTCCCCGACGACTCTCCCTGCGAGAAGCAGTACGTCTCCCACGGCACCGACGAGGTACGGCGGAAGATCGATGCGGCGGGTGAACATCTCGCTGACACGCTCGGTGAGATCGGACGGCGGGCGCCACAGGCACGGGTGTACGTCGTCGGGTATCCCGAGATCCTGCCGTCCCGCGGTGACGACTGCCTCCGGGCCATGTCCCTCGCTCCCGGCGACGTGGCTTTCCTCCACGAGAAGGAACGGCAGCTCAACGTCATGCTGCGCGAGCGTGCCGAGGCCGGCGGCGCCGAGTACGTCGACACCTACACGTCCTCCCGCGGGCACGGCGCCTGCGCCGCCGAGGACACCCGCTGGATCGAACCCCTGGTCCCCACCGCTTCCGCAGCCCCCGTCCACCCCAACGCACGCGGGGAGCGCGGCATGGCCGACGCCGTTCTGAAGGCCCTGGAGAGCTGA
- a CDS encoding SDR family NAD(P)-dependent oxidoreductase, whose amino-acid sequence MNTGLRGRSVVLAGAGSDVGRATAVRLAESGARVLVTDLRRARVERTLKAVTDAGGTGTAVVGDLSDQRVAEHVTDTALDVFGGVDVLVNSSTITDGISALGETEIAEWYRVLEVNLTAPFLLTRAVLPHMLAAGRGSVVFALSGACPYGSGTGTARTAADHGVMGLVRSLADRYRGSGVRANAVFRAGSVGGSAEDVAAAIAFLASDTARAVNGLALPVHDGWSAV is encoded by the coding sequence ATGAACACCGGTCTCCGCGGACGCAGCGTCGTCCTCGCCGGCGCCGGGTCCGACGTCGGCCGGGCCACAGCCGTACGACTCGCCGAATCGGGCGCACGTGTCCTGGTCACGGACCTGAGACGGGCGCGTGTCGAGAGGACCCTCAAGGCTGTCACCGATGCGGGAGGCACCGGCACAGCGGTCGTCGGCGACCTCAGCGACCAGCGGGTGGCGGAACACGTCACGGACACCGCCTTGGATGTCTTCGGCGGTGTGGACGTCCTCGTGAACAGCTCCACCATCACGGACGGCATCTCGGCTCTCGGCGAGACCGAGATCGCCGAGTGGTACCGGGTTCTGGAGGTCAACCTGACAGCGCCCTTCCTGCTGACGCGCGCCGTGCTGCCGCACATGCTCGCCGCCGGGCGCGGCTCGGTCGTCTTCGCCCTCTCCGGGGCGTGCCCGTACGGGAGCGGGACCGGGACCGCCCGCACTGCCGCGGATCACGGCGTCATGGGCCTGGTGCGGTCACTCGCCGACAGGTACCGCGGCAGCGGGGTACGCGCCAACGCCGTTTTCCGCGCCGGCAGCGTCGGCGGCAGCGCCGAGGACGTGGCCGCCGCCATCGCCTTCCTCGCCTCGGACACCGCCCGCGCAGTCAACGGCCTCGCCCTGCCCGTCCACGACGGATGGTCGGCCGTCTGA
- a CDS encoding TetR/AcrR family transcriptional regulator, translated as MPRPPGHGPGFEVRRQKIIDVAASLFARQGYAATSINDLGRAVGLAKGALYYYIGSKENLLVEIQSRVMGPLLSRARQIADLDMDPLLRLRLLSESLLTIIYRRLDHIWVYEHDYRSLSGAELKALLGQRSDFEQLISGLLAEVVEQGTFRAMPPRLATLQFLNLHNHTYQWVQPDGQWDAAFLSREYCATLFRGFGAPDHALPKVEERAKAFKRDRPDLPLDPEAEWKSLPAAG; from the coding sequence ATGCCACGACCGCCGGGCCATGGACCGGGCTTCGAGGTCAGACGCCAGAAGATCATCGACGTCGCGGCGTCGCTGTTCGCCCGGCAGGGATACGCGGCGACGTCCATCAACGACCTGGGCCGGGCGGTCGGGCTCGCCAAGGGAGCCCTGTACTACTACATCGGCTCCAAGGAGAACCTGCTCGTCGAGATCCAGTCGCGGGTGATGGGGCCGCTGCTCTCCCGCGCCCGGCAGATCGCGGACCTCGACATGGATCCTCTGCTGCGACTGCGCCTGCTGTCCGAATCGCTGCTCACCATCATCTACCGCAGGCTCGACCACATCTGGGTCTACGAGCACGACTACCGCAGTCTGAGCGGCGCGGAGTTGAAGGCCCTTCTGGGCCAGCGTTCCGACTTCGAGCAACTGATCTCCGGGCTGCTCGCGGAGGTTGTCGAGCAGGGCACCTTCCGTGCGATGCCGCCGCGGCTGGCCACCCTGCAGTTCCTCAACCTGCACAATCACACCTACCAATGGGTGCAGCCGGACGGGCAGTGGGACGCGGCGTTCCTGTCCCGTGAGTACTGCGCGACTCTGTTCCGCGGATTCGGCGCGCCCGACCACGCCCTGCCGAAGGTCGAGGAGCGCGCCAAGGCGTTCAAGCGCGACCGGCCCGACCTGCCCCTCGACCCCGAGGCGGAGTGGAAGTCCCTGCCCGCGGCGGGATGA